One window of Pandoraea oxalativorans genomic DNA carries:
- a CDS encoding lytic transglycosylase domain-containing protein, translating into MKALNGKATAARVLTVVVALPMLPCAARAHTPTQPQSQPPATLLETPFETLAAQCAPDVHPSTLRGVVSTESSGNPYAIGVVGARLERQPRNLAEAVATARELARKGFNFSMGLGQVNRGNLARYGETYETVFDPCRNLKTGGAILRDCYARAKAQMRDDQHALRAAFSCYYSGNFARGFRPDKAGQPSYVQKVVAHASDAVPPIPVVPAIEPLEATQPPGSEGAIPALPAAGAAAGSAKSGGAPPQWVFFADAPSHEERATPSSAFSTGGTPDSPAVQVRRVTSGTADLKGAEGARDATVARPEVGAPREARAVRTKRPTANNVQKEAPFVQFAN; encoded by the coding sequence ATGAAGGCGCTTAACGGGAAGGCGACCGCCGCGCGCGTACTCACTGTGGTGGTGGCGCTGCCGATGCTGCCATGCGCCGCGCGTGCGCACACGCCGACACAGCCACAATCGCAGCCGCCGGCGACGTTGCTCGAGACCCCGTTCGAGACCTTGGCCGCTCAGTGCGCGCCGGACGTTCACCCGTCCACGCTGCGAGGCGTGGTGAGCACGGAATCCTCGGGCAACCCTTATGCCATCGGCGTGGTGGGTGCGCGCCTCGAGCGTCAGCCTCGCAATCTGGCCGAAGCGGTCGCCACGGCTCGCGAGTTAGCGCGCAAGGGCTTCAATTTCTCGATGGGGCTCGGGCAGGTGAATCGCGGCAACCTTGCGAGGTACGGCGAAACCTACGAAACGGTGTTCGATCCATGCCGCAACCTCAAAACGGGCGGTGCCATCCTCAGGGATTGTTATGCGCGGGCCAAGGCGCAAATGCGCGACGACCAGCACGCCTTGCGCGCCGCATTCAGCTGCTACTACTCAGGCAACTTTGCGCGCGGATTCCGCCCGGACAAAGCGGGGCAGCCCAGCTATGTGCAGAAGGTCGTGGCACACGCCAGTGATGCGGTGCCGCCGATCCCGGTGGTGCCGGCGATCGAGCCACTCGAAGCGACCCAACCACCCGGCAGCGAAGGGGCGATTCCGGCGTTACCGGCGGCCGGGGCGGCTGCGGGATCGGCCAAGTCTGGCGGTGCACCGCCGCAATGGGTTTTCTTCGCGGACGCACCATCGCACGAAGAGCGGGCGACGCCCTCGTCCGCGTTTTCGACAGGCGGAACGCCCGATAGCCCCGCGGTGCAAGTCCGACGGGTGACGTCAGGTACGGCGGATTTGAAAGGCGCCGAGGGCGCGCGCGACGCCACCGTGGCCCGGCCAGAAGTCGGCGCGCCTCGTGAGGCACGCGCGGTGCGGACAAAGCGCCCCACGGCGAACAATGTTCAGAAGGAAGCTCCCTTCGTGCAGTTTGCGAATTGA
- the virB11 gene encoding P-type DNA transfer ATPase VirB11: protein MSQIASFRAKLSLLTDYLDDPGITEVAINRPGEVWIGRQGQRYMQHVDVPELTYRLLESLAEVTAAYTNQETDRERPLLAATMPINLAEGVDDTERGGYRVQVVRPPAVEEKTIALCIRKPTLLDIGLDQYCEQGAFDRVNAPLEDGDDSDERLRELYRGRKWEAFLRGAVRAHKNIVISAGANAGKTTLLNALLKEIPEHERIVTIEDAREIRPRQRNCLHMLYSRGGQGAARVTAVELLEAMLRLTPDRPIMGELRGAEAYAYLELLNSGHAGSITTIHADSPQLMYERLSQMVMRFGAAMSRDQIIAYAKSLIQVVVQFKRAADGCRYVSEILYEGA from the coding sequence ATGTCACAGATCGCTTCGTTTCGCGCCAAGCTCTCGCTGCTGACCGACTATCTCGATGATCCTGGCATCACCGAAGTCGCAATCAACCGGCCCGGGGAAGTGTGGATCGGCCGGCAGGGCCAACGCTATATGCAGCACGTCGATGTGCCGGAGCTGACCTACCGGCTGCTCGAATCGCTGGCCGAGGTGACCGCCGCGTACACCAATCAGGAAACCGATCGGGAGCGGCCACTGCTGGCGGCCACGATGCCGATCAATCTGGCGGAGGGCGTGGATGACACCGAGCGCGGCGGCTACCGCGTGCAGGTCGTGCGCCCACCGGCCGTCGAGGAAAAGACCATCGCGCTGTGTATTCGCAAGCCCACGCTGCTCGATATCGGGCTGGATCAATACTGCGAGCAGGGGGCGTTCGATCGCGTGAACGCGCCGCTCGAGGACGGCGATGATTCGGACGAACGGCTGCGGGAATTGTACCGGGGGCGCAAGTGGGAAGCGTTTTTGCGCGGCGCGGTTCGCGCGCACAAGAACATTGTGATCTCGGCCGGCGCGAACGCCGGCAAGACCACGTTACTTAACGCGCTGCTCAAAGAGATTCCGGAGCATGAGCGCATCGTGACCATCGAAGACGCGCGCGAAATCCGGCCGCGCCAGCGTAACTGTCTGCACATGCTGTATTCGAGAGGCGGGCAAGGGGCGGCGCGCGTCACGGCCGTAGAGCTCCTCGAAGCGATGCTGCGCCTCACGCCCGACCGGCCGATTATGGGGGAGCTGCGCGGTGCGGAAGCGTATGCCTATCTCGAGTTGCTTAACTCCGGGCACGCCGGCTCGATTACGACGATTCACGCGGACAGTCCGCAGCTGATGTACGAGCGCCTCTCACAAATGGTGATGCGCTTCGGCGCGGCGATGAGCCGCGACCAGATTATCGCGTATGCGAAGTCGCTGATACAGGTGGTGGTGCAGTTCAAGCGCGCTGCGGATGGCTGCCGCTACGTCTCGGAGATCCTCTATGAAGGCGCTTAA